In Lactiplantibacillus pentosus, the sequence GAATTGACATCTACAACTAGGACTATACAAGAAACTGGGATTTCAAGCAAGATGAATGTCTGCAATGAAACGCAACAAATCTGTAGATGATTTTCTGATTTCTAAATGTTAATATAAGATATACATGATTATAACCACGTTTAATAGGCGTGAATGTTTGACCTATCTCCAGAATTCTAAAAAATCAATCCAATAGCTTGCTACCCGCAAATTAATCGGTCTTACTGATTGAGCGTTTGTAGTAATGAATAACTAACGAATATTTTTTGGGGGGAGCATCCGGTATTACTCTGATTTTAAAGATGGATATATACCAGCTTATCAAACTAGCCATATATTTCACGCCGGATAAGCGATTTTCAATAGTTTTCCTGCTACTAGCGTTGTGGCGAAAATTAGTGTGCAATGAATTATAAATACCCCGGCAGTCTAATAGTATAAACATATTAAGAAGGTGAAAATCGATGGCAGAATTTTCACGATTAGCGCAGAGCTTATGGGCTAAGAAGCGTTCTAGTGACGGACAGCGGCTTTGGTTGCCGCTGATCGTCCACTTAAAAGATTGCGAAAATACGATTAATTGGTTATTCAATCACTGGTTAAGTGATGGTCAGCGTCAACAGCTAGCCGCGGCGACCTCTGAGGAGGATGTACAGAAGCTGGTAAAATTTCTCGGTTTTATCCACGACTGCGGAAAAGCGACACCTGCATTTCAGATGAAGCCAGCATATAACGGTGATAACCAGCTAGATCAGATTCTAATAGAACAGCTCATGCGAAGTGGGTTTAAAGATTTAGATGTCCTTAATTTGTCTTCTGCACAGCGTTCACCCCACGCGCTCGCTGGTGAGGCAATTTTGACGGCGTATGGTGTAGATCCCACGATAGGTGCAATCATTGGCGGTCACCATGGCAAACCCGAAAGCGAGCCGCCGGTTCATCAAATTCGAGACTATACTGCTAATTACTTTCAGAGTGATAATCGACCTGAGTTGCAAGTTGAGTGGCAACAGGTTCAGCGTGAATTGGTGGAATACGGGTTGCACAGTGCCGGTTATCAACGTGCGGCTGAGATTCCTGCCATTAATCAACCAGAAGCCGTAATATTAACGGGATTATTAATCATGGCGGACTGGCTCGCTTCCAGCGAATGTTTCGATGGCGACGCTAGCAAGCCACTTTTTCCATTAGTAAATACCGCGCAGTCAGTAGAAAACATCGATGTACAGACACGGTTTCAACGGGCAATTATGACTTGGCGACTAGACGATGAATGGGTGCCAGCACCACTGAGTCAGGATCAAGATCCGTATCAGTTACGTTGGGGATTTCATGCACGTCCGGTTCAAGCAGCAATCACGCGTGCTTTAGGGGCAACTACTGATCCTGGAATGGCAATTATTGAGGCACCGATGGGATTAGGAAAAACGGAAATTGCTTTGATTGCCGTGGAGCAGTTGGCCAGAATGACAGGGCGTGACGGTGTTTACATGGGTCTGCCAACACAAGCGACCACGAATGCGATGTTTGCACGTGTGAACGACTGGCTGGCGAGTGTTGCGGATGAACAGGAAGCGCATCTCTCAATTAAACTAATGCACGGAAAATCACAGTTTAATCGAACTTATACGGCTTTGCCCAATGCTAGCAACGTTAATTCAACGGATGAACACCATGGTGCCGTGACTTTGAATAGTTGGTTCAGTGGGAAAAAGTCGATTCTGACCAAATTTACAGTCGGGACGATCGATAATTTATTGCTAATGGGATTGAAACAGAAGCATCTCTTTTTACGCCATCTCGGTTTCTCTGGCAAAGTGGTGGTGATTGATGAGGTACACGCTTATGACGCCTATATGAATGCTTATTTACTTCGAGCAATCGAATGGCTGGGCGCTTATCACGTGCCTATTGTCATTTTGTCGGCAACTTTGCCAAAAATAAAACGGAATCAGCTCTTAAAAGCGTATTTAAAAGGTAAGTATGGTCGCAAGTTCCATCAATTGTTAAAATTAGCGCCGGCTGGCTGGGAAGACACGCAGGCTTATCCATTATTGAGTGTGTTGGACGGTCCTGAAATTAAACAGGTCACACATTTTGAAGGACAGAGTGATCAAGCCCCGCTGACGTTAGCTGTCGAGCGTACTAACCAGGATGATCAAGACCTGGTTGCGACGTTGCTGGCGCAGTTGGATGCTGGTGGGGTGGCTGGAATCATTGTCAATACGGTTAAGCGCGCCCAGGTATTAGCAGCTTTGATTCCCGCGGATGTCCCATTGATGGTGTTACACTCTGCATTTTTAGCGCCAGACCGGGCACAACAAGAAGAAAAGTTGCAAGCAGCGATTGGCAAACACGGTCAGCGACCAGCAAAACTAGTCGTGATTGGAACGCAGGTGTTGGAGCAATCCTTGGATATTGATTTTGATGTCTTATACACGGATATCGCGCCAATTGATTTGATCTTACAGCGTGCGGGGCGCCTACACCGGCATCAGACAATTACACGCCCTAAACAATTTCGACAGCCACAGCTCAAAGTGATGGGAATCAAGGATTTTGGTGACTACGGTGATGGCAATGAAGCGGTCTATGGCAAGTATTTACTAATGAAGACGGATCATTTTTTGCCTGATAAGATTCAGCTACCTGGCGATATTTCCACCCTTGTTCAGCGCGTCTATGATGCTGCGACGGATGCGGAAGTCCCAGAAATTGAACCTGCTGCGGAGAAATTTGAGACCAATTTGAAAGCCGAACAACAGAAGGCGGGCGTCTTTCAAGTCAAAGCGCCACAGTTAAAGCAGGGGAAAACGTTGCATGGCTGGTTGGATCGAGATCACACAGACGTGGTAAACAATCAACAGGCGAGCGCAGCGGTTCGTGATATTCAGGAAACATTAGAAGTGATTCTGGTGCAACATACGACGGATGGTGACTTTCTGCTGGATGGTCGTAAGTTGGCCGAGGTTGCTTCTGCCGAAATTGCCCAGCAAACGCTGCGAATACCTGCCGCAATTACGCCAAATATCACGGCGGCCATTACCGAACTAGAAGATTTAACGCGACCCTATCATCTTCGGTGGCAGGATGATGTCTGGCTGAACGGGGCTTTGGTACTACCACTCGACCAGAATCTGACAGCGACATTTAATGG encodes:
- a CDS encoding CRISPR-associated helicase/endonuclease Cas3; its protein translation is MAEFSRLAQSLWAKKRSSDGQRLWLPLIVHLKDCENTINWLFNHWLSDGQRQQLAAATSEEDVQKLVKFLGFIHDCGKATPAFQMKPAYNGDNQLDQILIEQLMRSGFKDLDVLNLSSAQRSPHALAGEAILTAYGVDPTIGAIIGGHHGKPESEPPVHQIRDYTANYFQSDNRPELQVEWQQVQRELVEYGLHSAGYQRAAEIPAINQPEAVILTGLLIMADWLASSECFDGDASKPLFPLVNTAQSVENIDVQTRFQRAIMTWRLDDEWVPAPLSQDQDPYQLRWGFHARPVQAAITRALGATTDPGMAIIEAPMGLGKTEIALIAVEQLARMTGRDGVYMGLPTQATTNAMFARVNDWLASVADEQEAHLSIKLMHGKSQFNRTYTALPNASNVNSTDEHHGAVTLNSWFSGKKSILTKFTVGTIDNLLLMGLKQKHLFLRHLGFSGKVVVIDEVHAYDAYMNAYLLRAIEWLGAYHVPIVILSATLPKIKRNQLLKAYLKGKYGRKFHQLLKLAPAGWEDTQAYPLLSVLDGPEIKQVTHFEGQSDQAPLTLAVERTNQDDQDLVATLLAQLDAGGVAGIIVNTVKRAQVLAALIPADVPLMVLHSAFLAPDRAQQEEKLQAAIGKHGQRPAKLVVIGTQVLEQSLDIDFDVLYTDIAPIDLILQRAGRLHRHQTITRPKQFRQPQLKVMGIKDFGDYGDGNEAVYGKYLLMKTDHFLPDKIQLPGDISTLVQRVYDAATDAEVPEIEPAAEKFETNLKAEQQKAGVFQVKAPQLKQGKTLHGWLDRDHTDVVNNQQASAAVRDIQETLEVILVQHTTDGDFLLDGRKLAEVASAEIAQQTLRIPAAITPNITAAITELEDLTRPYHLRWQDDVWLNGALVLPLDQNLTATFNGWQVSYSPQLGLSYSKEE